One Roseomonas sp. OT10 DNA window includes the following coding sequences:
- a CDS encoding sensor histidine kinase encodes MIALLFAAGIPVLVIAIGNALQSRDIALREGMQRLLSAREVATTQVAGALENLDIVMRTLARTQPVLGLDGDGCAEILRRVLDMQPGRYGNLWVIDVGGTRRCSGLPGEVQIPPPESLQWQRPLVAGELAVGFFLTGGATGPTLLPFAVPLDATQLPRRSLGGTLIVESLAPAASRQAGGVQAWLTDRRSTIISLGGTLPARRPDPRSLGKAIRGEGVVQGQAVNGEDMAYAASALGSELHLVVGMPYAPVREAAWAVLLQRLAELAAFLVVCLAAIIIGADLAMVRPLRSLAERVQRWRSGVVFERPPSTTEPREVIELEKAFDQVVRALEAREGELRTALDHSDALMAEIHHRVKNNLQVVSSLLNLQGNRIADPAAQNEFRAARNRVRALATLHRHLYLQQSFESITLRPFLDELAAQQFSSQGEAPGERLALRIEAEDLVISTDQAVSIALLLTETVGNAVAHAFPDDRTGTVTVAMRREGAEAILTVTDDGIGLPVATPPTSLGLGLQLLDGFARQLGGRLARGPGPGTSWIVRFPLRERAEARHPGASPRATKIA; translated from the coding sequence ATGATCGCGCTGCTGTTCGCGGCCGGTATCCCCGTTCTTGTGATTGCGATCGGCAACGCGCTGCAAAGCCGGGACATCGCGTTGCGCGAAGGCATGCAGCGGTTGCTGTCCGCGCGTGAGGTCGCGACCACCCAGGTCGCGGGCGCGCTGGAAAACCTCGATATCGTCATGCGTACCCTGGCCCGGACCCAGCCCGTCCTCGGCCTAGACGGCGACGGTTGCGCCGAGATCCTGCGTCGCGTCCTCGACATGCAGCCCGGCCGCTACGGGAATCTCTGGGTCATCGACGTCGGCGGCACGCGCCGCTGCTCGGGCCTGCCGGGCGAGGTGCAGATCCCGCCTCCCGAATCGTTGCAGTGGCAACGGCCTCTCGTCGCGGGAGAGCTGGCCGTGGGTTTCTTCCTGACGGGCGGCGCCACGGGCCCGACCCTGCTGCCCTTCGCGGTGCCGCTGGACGCAACCCAGCTTCCGCGGCGTAGCCTGGGCGGCACGCTGATCGTCGAATCCCTGGCGCCGGCCGCATCGCGTCAGGCCGGCGGGGTCCAGGCCTGGCTGACCGATCGCCGCTCGACCATCATCTCCCTGGGCGGAACCCTGCCCGCCCGCCGCCCGGACCCCCGGAGCCTCGGCAAGGCGATCCGCGGGGAGGGCGTGGTGCAGGGGCAGGCGGTGAATGGCGAGGACATGGCCTACGCCGCCTCGGCCCTGGGGTCGGAACTGCACCTGGTGGTGGGGATGCCCTACGCGCCGGTGCGGGAGGCAGCCTGGGCGGTCCTCCTGCAACGGCTCGCGGAGCTCGCGGCGTTCCTCGTCGTCTGCCTGGCGGCCATCATCATCGGGGCGGACCTCGCCATGGTGCGTCCGCTGCGGTCGCTGGCCGAGCGGGTCCAGCGTTGGCGTTCGGGCGTGGTGTTCGAGCGCCCGCCCTCCACCACTGAGCCACGCGAGGTCATCGAGCTGGAGAAGGCCTTCGACCAGGTCGTCCGCGCCCTGGAGGCGCGGGAGGGCGAGCTTCGCACGGCGCTGGACCATAGCGACGCGCTGATGGCCGAGATCCATCACCGGGTGAAGAACAACCTCCAGGTCGTCTCCTCCCTGCTGAACCTCCAGGGCAACCGCATCGCCGATCCGGCGGCGCAGAACGAGTTCCGCGCGGCACGCAACAGGGTGCGCGCGCTGGCCACGCTGCACCGGCACCTCTACCTGCAGCAATCCTTCGAATCGATCACGCTGCGTCCCTTCCTGGACGAGCTGGCGGCGCAGCAGTTCAGCTCCCAGGGGGAGGCGCCGGGCGAACGGCTGGCGCTGCGGATCGAGGCGGAGGATCTCGTCATCTCCACCGACCAGGCCGTCTCCATCGCCCTTCTGCTGACGGAGACCGTGGGCAATGCCGTCGCCCATGCCTTCCCCGACGACCGCACCGGCACGGTCACGGTGGCGATGCGCCGCGAGGGCGCGGAGGCGATCCTGACCGTGACGGATGACGGCATCGGCCTGCCCGTGGCGACGCCCCCCACCTCGCTGGGGCTGGGACTGCAGCTGCTCGACGGCTTCGCGCGGCAACTGGGTGGCCGGCTCGCGCGCGGCCCGGGGCCGGGAACATCGTGGATCGTGCGCTTCCCATTGCGCGAACGCGCGGAGGCGCGGCACCCTGGCGCTTCCCCCCGCGCCACGAAGATCGCCTGA
- a CDS encoding ABC transporter substrate-binding protein, with protein MPRLTTILLAGAALLPLAAPPAARAQQPDPNRVLRIAPSADLRTLDPVAASIVITRIHGMMIYESLFAWDSKLESKPQMVDQAELSPDGLTWTFRLREGLRFHDGQPVTTRDVIPSLNRWMARDTLGGKLRGDVAGMAALDERRFTLTLKRPTGLVTFALGSAVGNIPAIMREQDATSDPAVPITATVGSGPFRFNRDAWRQGALVVYDRNTDYVPRAEPADGLAGGRVVKVDRVEWHVMPDPMTAANALQTGEIDLWEQPAQDILPTLSRARDVRIANYAPLPNQALLRPNSMQPPFDKPLARQALALATDQGDFLAAGFGEERWWKRCNAYFVCGGPNGTTAGTERFAAPNLDAARKLLADSGYRNEPVVIITASDVPWMARMAEVAADSLRRIGANVDLQFMDWGTVGTRLRNQGPAAQGGWSLFVTSASGATMQSPATNLGTNMSCERAWVGWPCDAEAERLRAAAIDAPDAAARATAVEALHRRLAEQQPYRLLGQYDQPYAHRANVTPVLQAPVMVFWNVEKR; from the coding sequence ATGCCGCGCCTGACCACGATCCTCCTCGCCGGCGCGGCCCTCCTCCCCCTCGCCGCCCCGCCGGCGGCGAGGGCGCAGCAGCCCGACCCGAACCGCGTGCTGCGCATCGCGCCCAGCGCGGACCTGCGCACGCTCGATCCCGTCGCCGCCTCCATCGTCATCACCCGGATCCACGGGATGATGATCTACGAGAGCCTCTTCGCCTGGGACTCGAAGCTCGAATCGAAGCCACAGATGGTGGATCAGGCGGAGCTCTCGCCGGACGGGCTGACCTGGACCTTCCGCCTGCGCGAGGGGCTGCGCTTCCACGACGGCCAGCCGGTGACCACGCGCGACGTCATCCCCTCGCTGAACCGCTGGATGGCGCGCGACACGCTGGGCGGCAAGCTGCGCGGCGACGTGGCGGGGATGGCGGCGCTGGACGAGCGCCGCTTCACTCTGACGCTGAAGCGCCCCACCGGGCTCGTCACCTTCGCCCTCGGCTCGGCGGTGGGGAACATCCCCGCCATCATGCGCGAGCAGGACGCGACCTCCGACCCCGCCGTGCCCATCACCGCCACGGTCGGCTCCGGCCCCTTCCGCTTCAACCGCGACGCCTGGCGACAGGGCGCGCTGGTGGTCTACGACCGCAACACGGACTACGTGCCGCGCGCGGAGCCCGCCGACGGCCTGGCCGGCGGCCGCGTGGTGAAGGTGGACCGGGTCGAATGGCATGTGATGCCCGATCCGATGACGGCGGCGAACGCCCTCCAGACGGGCGAGATCGACCTGTGGGAGCAGCCGGCGCAGGACATCCTCCCCACCCTCTCCCGGGCACGGGACGTGCGCATCGCCAACTACGCGCCGCTGCCCAACCAGGCGCTGCTGCGGCCGAACAGCATGCAGCCGCCCTTCGACAAGCCGCTCGCCCGGCAGGCCCTGGCGCTGGCGACGGACCAGGGCGACTTCCTCGCCGCCGGCTTCGGCGAGGAACGCTGGTGGAAGCGCTGCAACGCCTATTTCGTCTGCGGCGGCCCGAACGGCACCACCGCCGGGACGGAACGCTTCGCCGCGCCGAACCTGGACGCGGCGCGCAAGCTGCTGGCCGATTCGGGCTATCGCAACGAGCCGGTGGTGATCATCACCGCCAGCGACGTTCCCTGGATGGCGCGGATGGCGGAGGTGGCGGCGGATTCGCTCAGGCGCATCGGGGCCAATGTCGACCTCCAGTTCATGGACTGGGGCACGGTGGGCACGCGGCTGCGCAACCAGGGGCCGGCGGCGCAAGGCGGGTGGAGCCTCTTCGTCACCTCCGCCTCCGGTGCCACGATGCAGTCCCCCGCCACCAACCTGGGCACCAACATGTCCTGCGAGCGCGCCTGGGTCGGCTGGCCCTGCGACGCGGAGGCGGAGCGCCTGCGCGCCGCCGCCATCGACGCCCCCGACGCGGCCGCCCGTGCCACGGCGGTGGAGGCGCTGCACCGGCGGCTGGCGGAGCAGCAGCCCTATCGCCTGCTCGGCCAGTACGACCAGCCCTATGCCCACCGCGCGAACGTCACCCCGGTGCTGCAGGCGCCCGTGATGGTGTTCTGGAACGTCGAGAAGCGTTGA
- a CDS encoding substrate-binding periplasmic protein — protein MAPPRFLAILLLLLGIAAPALGQPSPIQPAPAQPAGDGGRELVVGTKEAAPFSMKGEGGTWEGISIDLWRHVAQQLGLRYRIAEYPTVQALLDATRGRQVDVAVAALTVTADRKRDMDFTQPFYATGLGVAVSSQGWASWLPVIRTFLSFNFLQAVLVLLGIALLVGVLIWVFERRENPPYGGGPVRGLTAGAYWSAIAMTQAGAAQDGPRSLPGRILAVIWMIASVVTIATFIAGITSALTTQRMQGLVRNLADLRGLRVGVVSGSSAAEFLHAQRVENQGFPTPQDGLRAVQANRLDAFVYDRPLMTWIVRNDFPALEVLGINLDTQNYAIALAEGDALRNRLDVALLETLRSEWWQQTLFRYLGQAAENTGGR, from the coding sequence ATGGCCCCGCCGCGGTTCCTGGCCATCCTCCTGCTGCTGCTCGGGATCGCGGCGCCCGCCCTCGGCCAGCCGTCCCCCATCCAGCCGGCCCCCGCCCAGCCTGCCGGCGACGGCGGACGGGAGCTGGTGGTCGGCACCAAGGAGGCCGCGCCCTTCTCGATGAAGGGCGAGGGCGGCACGTGGGAGGGGATCAGCATCGACCTGTGGCGGCACGTGGCCCAGCAGCTCGGCCTGCGCTACCGGATCGCGGAATATCCCACCGTCCAGGCCCTGCTCGATGCGACGCGGGGGCGGCAGGTGGATGTGGCGGTGGCGGCGCTGACCGTCACCGCCGACCGCAAGCGGGACATGGACTTCACCCAGCCCTTCTACGCCACCGGGCTGGGCGTCGCCGTCTCCTCCCAGGGCTGGGCAAGCTGGCTGCCGGTGATCCGCACCTTCCTCTCCTTCAACTTCCTCCAGGCGGTGCTGGTGCTGCTGGGCATCGCCCTGCTGGTCGGCGTGCTGATCTGGGTGTTCGAGCGGCGGGAGAACCCGCCCTATGGTGGTGGCCCGGTGCGCGGGCTGACCGCCGGCGCCTACTGGTCCGCCATCGCCATGACGCAGGCAGGGGCGGCGCAGGACGGGCCGCGCTCGCTGCCCGGGCGCATCCTGGCGGTGATCTGGATGATCGCCTCGGTGGTGACCATCGCGACCTTCATCGCGGGCATCACCTCGGCGCTCACCACCCAGCGCATGCAGGGGTTGGTGCGCAACCTCGCCGACCTGCGCGGCCTGCGCGTCGGCGTCGTGTCCGGCTCCTCGGCGGCGGAGTTCCTGCACGCGCAGCGGGTGGAGAACCAGGGCTTCCCCACGCCGCAGGACGGGCTGCGCGCGGTGCAGGCGAACCGGCTGGACGCCTTCGTCTACGACCGGCCGCTGATGACCTGGATCGTGCGCAACGACTTCCCGGCGCTGGAGGTGCTGGGCATCAACCTCGACACCCAGAACTACGCCATCGCCCTGGCCGAGGGAGATGCGCTGCGCAACCGGCTGGACGTGGCGCTGCTGGAGACCCTGCGCAGCGAGTGGTGGCAGCAGACGCTGTTCCGCTACCTCGGCCAGGCGGCGGAGAACACCGGGGGGCGGTGA
- a CDS encoding amidohydrolase family protein, whose translation MRVDAHQHYWSLARGDYGWLTADLANIHRDFGPQDLVPHLARHGLDGTVLVQAAPTEAETRWLLDLARDEPTVLGVVGWTELEGPMAAGRVAALAAEPKLVGLRPMAHDLPDPDWLARPSLDPALREMAAAGLVFDALVRPAQMPAMLRLLDRHPDLQVVLDHGGKPPIARGEWQPWAGLATKAAAHARCACKLSGLLTEAAPGAEVEALRPWVGHLLDTFGPDRLMFGSDWPVLELAAGYADWVGMVEELLAPLPAEAQTAVMGRTAMRVYRLPR comes from the coding sequence ATGAGGGTCGATGCGCACCAGCACTACTGGTCGCTGGCGCGCGGCGACTACGGCTGGCTGACGGCGGACCTGGCCAACATCCACCGCGACTTCGGTCCGCAGGACCTGGTGCCGCATCTGGCGCGCCACGGCCTGGACGGCACGGTGCTGGTCCAGGCGGCGCCGACCGAGGCGGAGACACGGTGGCTGCTGGACCTGGCGCGCGACGAGCCGACGGTGCTGGGCGTGGTCGGGTGGACGGAGCTGGAAGGGCCGATGGCGGCCGGGCGCGTGGCGGCCCTGGCGGCCGAGCCGAAGCTCGTCGGTCTGCGCCCCATGGCGCACGACCTGCCCGACCCCGACTGGCTCGCCCGCCCCTCGCTCGACCCGGCCTTGCGGGAGATGGCGGCGGCGGGCCTGGTCTTCGACGCGCTGGTACGCCCGGCGCAGATGCCGGCGATGCTGCGGCTGCTGGACCGTCACCCGGATCTGCAGGTGGTGCTGGACCATGGTGGCAAGCCGCCCATCGCCCGGGGCGAATGGCAGCCCTGGGCCGGGCTCGCCACGAAGGCGGCCGCGCATGCGCGCTGCGCCTGCAAGCTGTCCGGGCTGTTGACGGAAGCCGCGCCGGGGGCCGAGGTGGAGGCGCTGCGGCCCTGGGTCGGGCATCTGCTCGACACCTTCGGCCCGGACCGCCTGATGTTCGGCAGCGACTGGCCCGTGCTGGAACTCGCCGCCGGCTACGCGGACTGGGTTGGCATGGTGGAGGAACTTCTCGCGCCGCTGCCGGCCGAGGCGCAGACGGCGGTGATGGGGCGCACGGCGATGCGCGTGTACCGACTGCCGCGCTGA
- a CDS encoding ABC transporter substrate-binding protein encodes MSLVARLLAACAPLALALPAAAQTPAAPPPERVLRVAPHADLRTLDPVFASILVTRMHGTMIYESLFSWDSTLEARPQMLESYAVTPDNLTWSFTLRGGLRFHDGQPVTTRDVIASLNRWMARDTVGTKLREYVAALEATDERRFTLRLSKAHGAVPFSLGSAVGQIPAIMRESDATSDPSKPVTEAIGSGPFRFNRAAWRPGAMVVYDRNPDYVPRAEPPDGLAGGRVVKVDRVEWHIMPDPATAAAALQTGEIDVWEQPAQDLLPTLQRARNVVVDRYTTNQALLRPNHLFPPFNDPRARLALAYLVDQGDALAAGVGEERWWRRCGSYFVCGSANGTEAGAEGYATPNVETAKRLLAEAGYRGEKVVLITTTDIPAIGRMAEVSAAALRAGGVNVDLQVQDWGSVTSRQPRRDPPDQGGWNLFVTFASGATMQSPITNIGTNMACERAWAGWPCDAEAERLRGSYVEAVGEAARRTAVEALHRRLAEQQPYRLLGQFDQPYARRANVSPLIGGPVMIFWNVEKQ; translated from the coding sequence GTGAGCCTCGTCGCCCGACTGCTCGCCGCCTGCGCGCCCCTCGCGCTCGCCTTGCCCGCCGCGGCCCAGACACCCGCCGCGCCCCCGCCGGAGAGGGTACTGCGGGTGGCGCCGCATGCGGACCTGCGCACCCTGGACCCGGTCTTCGCCTCGATCCTCGTCACCCGCATGCACGGGACGATGATCTACGAGAGCCTCTTCTCCTGGGATTCGACGCTCGAGGCCCGGCCGCAGATGCTGGAGAGCTATGCGGTCACCCCGGACAACCTGACCTGGAGCTTCACCCTGCGCGGGGGGCTGCGCTTCCACGACGGCCAGCCGGTCACCACGCGCGACGTCATCGCCTCGCTCAATCGTTGGATGGCACGCGACACGGTCGGCACCAAGCTGCGCGAGTACGTCGCGGCCCTGGAGGCCACGGACGAGCGCCGCTTCACCCTGCGGCTGAGCAAGGCGCACGGCGCGGTGCCCTTCTCGCTCGGCTCCGCGGTCGGGCAGATCCCGGCCATCATGCGCGAGTCGGACGCGACCAGCGACCCGTCCAAGCCGGTGACGGAGGCCATCGGCTCCGGCCCCTTCCGCTTCAACCGCGCCGCCTGGCGACCGGGTGCGATGGTGGTCTACGACCGCAACCCCGACTACGTCCCGCGCGCCGAGCCGCCGGACGGGCTGGCCGGCGGCCGCGTGGTGAAGGTGGACCGGGTCGAGTGGCACATCATGCCCGACCCGGCGACCGCCGCCGCCGCGCTCCAGACGGGCGAGATCGACGTCTGGGAGCAGCCGGCGCAGGACCTGCTGCCCACCCTCCAGCGTGCCCGCAACGTGGTGGTGGACCGCTACACCACCAACCAAGCGCTGCTGCGGCCGAACCACCTCTTCCCGCCCTTCAACGACCCGCGCGCCCGGCTGGCCCTGGCCTATCTGGTGGACCAGGGCGACGCGCTCGCGGCCGGCGTGGGCGAGGAGCGCTGGTGGAGGCGCTGCGGCTCCTACTTCGTCTGCGGCAGCGCGAACGGCACCGAAGCGGGGGCGGAGGGCTACGCGACCCCCAATGTCGAGACGGCGAAGCGCCTGCTGGCCGAGGCGGGCTACCGTGGCGAGAAGGTGGTGCTGATCACCACCACGGACATCCCCGCGATCGGCCGCATGGCGGAGGTCTCCGCGGCGGCGCTGCGCGCGGGGGGCGTCAACGTCGACCTCCAGGTGCAGGACTGGGGCAGCGTCACCTCCCGCCAGCCGCGCCGCGACCCGCCGGACCAGGGCGGGTGGAACCTCTTCGTCACCTTCGCCTCGGGTGCGACGATGCAGTCGCCCATCACCAACATCGGCACCAACATGGCCTGCGAGCGCGCCTGGGCCGGCTGGCCCTGCGACGCGGAGGCGGAGCGGCTGCGCGGCAGCTATGTCGAGGCGGTGGGCGAGGCGGCCCGCCGCACCGCGGTCGAGGCGCTGCACCGGCGCCTGGCGGAGCAGCAGCCCTACCGCCTGCTCGGCCAGTTCGACCAGCCCTATGCGCGCCGGGCCAATGTCTCGCCGCTGATCGGCGGACCGGTCATGATCTTCTGGAACGTCGAGAAGCAATGA
- a CDS encoding DUF883 family protein — protein MSGQSEARQFVSDTADDARAQIEELRRKVESLLAERSTSLSRAVDKAEVYAGTVADKAQRGYDEVQDRVRERPGSSLLIAAAVGFVLGRLLGR, from the coding sequence ATGTCCGGCCAGAGCGAGGCGCGTCAGTTCGTTTCAGACACCGCCGACGACGCCCGCGCGCAGATCGAGGAGCTGCGCCGCAAGGTAGAGTCTCTGCTGGCCGAGCGCTCGACGTCGCTCTCCCGCGCCGTCGACAAGGCGGAGGTCTATGCGGGCACCGTCGCTGACAAGGCGCAGCGCGGCTACGACGAGGTCCAGGACCGCGTCCGCGAGCGTCCGGGGTCCTCCCTCCTGATCGCAGCGGCCGTGGGATTCGTCCTCGGCCGCCTCCTGGGGCGCTGA
- a CDS encoding aldo/keto reductase has translation MRAAPPRGWRAADPRPFGRSGLTVSRLGFGAAPLGDLFARLDEDTAIGAARAALAAGLTLLDVAPLYGHGLAEHRLGTALRDVPRDSVVLSSKVGRVLEPGRPAGFSGYVNGLPFAARYDYSGDGARRSLEQSLLRLGTDRLDIVLVHDLDPQTHGPGWEGRMQEALDGVFPALLRLRDEGVVRAVGIGVNDAAAAARAIRAADLDAVLIAGRYSLLEQPAAGDLLPLCAARGVGVMLGGVFNSGILATGASGGGAYNYARAPEAVVAKVRRLEAVCIRHGIPLSRAALHFAAAHPAVASVVVGAVAAAEVAQNVAALEAPVPASLWAELKAEGLLPEEAPTP, from the coding sequence ATGCGGGCCGCCCCCCCGCGCGGCTGGCGGGCGGCCGACCCGCGCCCCTTCGGCCGCTCGGGTCTGACGGTCTCCCGCCTGGGCTTCGGCGCGGCGCCGCTGGGCGACCTCTTCGCCCGGCTGGACGAGGATACGGCGATCGGCGCGGCCCGTGCCGCCCTCGCGGCCGGGCTGACCCTGCTGGACGTGGCCCCGCTCTATGGCCACGGGCTGGCGGAGCACCGGCTGGGAACCGCGCTGCGCGACGTGCCGCGCGATTCCGTGGTGCTGTCGAGCAAGGTCGGGCGGGTGCTGGAGCCCGGCCGGCCGGCCGGCTTCTCCGGCTACGTGAACGGCCTGCCCTTCGCCGCCCGCTACGACTATTCCGGCGACGGCGCGCGCCGCTCGCTGGAGCAGTCGCTGCTGCGGCTGGGCACCGACCGGCTCGACATCGTGCTGGTGCACGACCTCGACCCGCAGACCCATGGCCCCGGCTGGGAAGGGCGGATGCAGGAGGCGCTGGATGGCGTCTTCCCCGCCCTGCTCCGGCTGCGGGACGAAGGGGTGGTACGGGCGGTCGGGATCGGGGTGAACGATGCGGCGGCGGCGGCGCGGGCAATCCGGGCCGCCGACCTGGACGCGGTGCTGATCGCCGGGCGCTACTCGCTGCTGGAACAGCCGGCCGCCGGGGACCTGCTGCCGCTCTGCGCCGCGCGCGGCGTCGGCGTGATGCTGGGCGGCGTGTTCAACAGCGGCATCCTGGCCACCGGCGCCTCGGGCGGCGGGGCCTACAACTATGCCCGCGCGCCGGAGGCCGTGGTGGCGAAGGTCCGCCGCCTGGAGGCGGTCTGCATCCGGCATGGCATCCCCCTCTCCCGCGCGGCGCTGCATTTCGCCGCGGCGCATCCGGCCGTCGCGAGCGTGGTGGTCGGCGCCGTCGCCGCAGCGGAGGTGGCGCAGAACGTCGCGGCGCTCGAGGCCCCCGTCCCCGCCTCCCTGTGGGCCGAGCTGAAGGCAGAAGGCCTGCTGCCCGAAGAGGCGCCTACGCCATGA
- a CDS encoding dihydrodipicolinate synthase family protein: MSDSQQQPPRFGLGCAIATPVQEDGAIDLPRLTAQARWCLDQGCDSLTLFGTTGEGSSFGLAPREAAFAALARAGIPAPERLLAGILAVSEEDVAAQAEQALAAGCRGLLLAPPYYFRETSDDMLFEWFGRVLKPLHGRTKVYLYHIPGMTGVPLSVDLVGRLKSAFPGTVAGVKDSSGDWSNAEALLSTHRDLQLLFGDERLLARAFRLGGSGTICGMANIAPELIGPAVREGRDEPRIAELVGVFLAFPVIPAIKAGIAHRTGEADWVRTRAPLAPLDEAAVRRLGGMLDGLLAARAA; encoded by the coding sequence ATGTCCGACAGCCAGCAGCAACCGCCCCGCTTCGGCCTGGGCTGCGCCATCGCCACCCCGGTGCAGGAGGACGGGGCGATCGATCTGCCCCGGCTGACCGCCCAGGCCCGCTGGTGCCTCGACCAGGGCTGCGACAGCCTGACCCTGTTCGGCACCACGGGCGAGGGCAGCTCCTTCGGCCTGGCCCCGCGCGAGGCGGCCTTCGCCGCCCTGGCCCGGGCGGGGATTCCCGCCCCCGAGCGGCTGCTGGCCGGCATCCTGGCCGTCAGCGAGGAGGACGTGGCCGCCCAGGCGGAGCAGGCGCTCGCCGCCGGCTGCCGCGGCCTGCTGCTCGCCCCGCCCTACTACTTCCGCGAGACCTCGGACGACATGCTGTTCGAGTGGTTCGGCCGGGTGCTGAAGCCGCTGCACGGGCGGACGAAGGTCTACCTCTACCATATCCCCGGCATGACCGGCGTGCCGCTCTCCGTCGACCTGGTGGGCCGGCTGAAGTCGGCCTTCCCCGGGACCGTGGCGGGGGTGAAGGACAGCTCCGGCGACTGGTCGAACGCCGAGGCGCTGCTCTCCACCCATCGCGACCTCCAGCTCCTGTTCGGCGACGAGCGCCTCCTCGCCCGCGCCTTCCGCCTCGGCGGGTCGGGCACGATCTGCGGCATGGCCAACATCGCCCCCGAGCTGATCGGCCCGGCCGTGCGCGAGGGCCGCGACGAGCCGCGCATCGCGGAGCTGGTGGGCGTCTTCCTCGCCTTCCCCGTCATCCCGGCGATCAAGGCCGGCATCGCCCATCGCACGGGCGAGGCGGACTGGGTCCGCACCCGTGCCCCGCTGGCGCCGCTGGACGAGGCGGCCGTCCGGCGCCTGGGCGGGATGCTCGATGGCCTCCTCGCCGCCCGCGCTGCCTGA
- a CDS encoding RraA family protein translates to MAEYPFTAADLEALRQWDTPTICNALELVVPHRRGHGFTVRPMVAAFPSMAPVCGLARTGTIRAAAPSGRAPEVDRAARLGWYDYVAEAAMPTIVVLQDLDDTPGTGAFWGEVHSNVHKALGSQGCVTNGSIRDLDMLASDFQLIAGVVNPSHAYVHMVQYGQEVTVHGMACHHDAVVHADKHGAVVIPHDAVTKLPAALDLCARREAPILEICRSRDFSVAALKDALNRSSEIH, encoded by the coding sequence ATGGCCGAGTACCCCTTCACCGCGGCGGATCTGGAGGCGCTGCGGCAATGGGACACGCCCACCATCTGCAACGCCCTGGAGCTGGTGGTGCCGCACCGCCGCGGCCATGGGTTCACGGTGCGGCCGATGGTCGCGGCCTTCCCGTCCATGGCGCCGGTCTGCGGCCTGGCGCGCACCGGCACGATCCGCGCGGCCGCCCCGTCCGGCCGCGCGCCGGAGGTGGACCGCGCGGCGCGGCTGGGCTGGTACGACTACGTCGCGGAGGCGGCGATGCCGACCATCGTCGTGCTGCAGGACCTGGACGACACCCCCGGCACCGGCGCCTTCTGGGGCGAGGTCCATTCCAACGTGCACAAGGCGCTGGGCAGCCAGGGCTGCGTCACCAACGGCTCGATCCGCGACCTCGACATGCTGGCGAGCGACTTCCAGCTCATCGCCGGGGTGGTGAATCCGTCGCACGCCTACGTCCACATGGTGCAGTACGGGCAGGAGGTGACGGTGCACGGCATGGCCTGCCACCACGACGCGGTGGTGCATGCCGACAAGCACGGCGCCGTGGTGATCCCGCACGACGCGGTGACGAAGCTGCCGGCGGCGCTCGACCTCTGCGCCCGGCGCGAGGCGCCGATCCTGGAGATCTGCCGCTCCCGCGACTTCTCCGTCGCGGCGCTGAAGGACGCGCTGAACCGGTCCAGCGAGATCCACTGA